taaggtaactcaaagcaTTTGAGGAGCAATCTAAGTTTTGAGCATTTAAGttgaaaaactaatcctaatgagtactgtgaacttaatccatttgagtaaacaaaacaatttgagcacagtaaaacctaataaataaagagaacccaaaccaactgagtactgcaaaacccaataagtttaggcagctcaaaccatttgaggaaaccgattgcaacaaaccatttgagttaaaaaaaacgaatctatatgagtactgtgaacttactccatgtaagttgaagtaatgaggtatataattaactcattaccttcaacactgagttcaaaactcttttcaaatgagtagaattaactcagtcaattttgagttaactacactcatttcatttgataaagttgactgttttacagtgtatgcaaacCACTGTTTTGTTttagcatacatttttttttcttaatatggAAATAAATCTCATTGTTTTCAGttaacattgttttttgtttgcaagatacattcataaaatgtttttggtgcttgttcaaactacttatttaaaaagagatgaattaacacaactcttgaggttttttggggacaacttaattgttttatgttcaatccactttaaaaaaaaacaattaagttagcttaatcgatttgtgttggggctacatgaaggaattgtgtggaacccatcattttacccaggctcattttgaaaacgtaccctatatacatttctgaagagcgccaaacACGTCcgaggagctacgttttttttgcagtttttgtttttgcgaatccaccagaggccactgtgtatgctttttgagatctcaaattactcttgcgagtgccattcgctcctcttgttctcatgtaaatccaccactgtcgactgactaactgaaagactgactgatcgactgacccatcctcctccttcccaaaacccaaccaccagtgttttcaaaagcaccggttgacccgcccacccacttctctaaacccaaccgacagttttaaaaagcaatccagaagaagaaaagccctcgcctggttttttaccatattttcagattttgccacattctcaccctattatttacttgttaattttattttttggcttctgtttttatcttacctgctttctggaactgttcttcgccggactcaaactCCGTCAtcttggtcaactcctctctgcatctctctgccgatgtacatggtgagctactggacaaactggtaacagcgggaaagctgtccacatggagctaagcggtcagctgctaagcGCGAAAAGtaatggtgtcataccgcccgtagcattcgttttaaagacgaaatgcagccatacgtacttctggctcaTTTATTcgcaatctccaaaaatgtatataaggctacgttttcagaatgagcatatgttgatttttacagtgcatatccTTTTATCAAAGCAATAGAGTTGAATCTATATagtgctaaaaatatatattcttccAAATGTTTGAATAGAAATATGCATAAATTTACAGATATATAAACATCTACATTCTCACCTTCTTAATGATTATAGAACTGAAAGGAAAATAAACCCTGTACATGTTCCTAGGGTTTAAAACAGAGGCAGTAGGacagaatatgtatatatattgacCCATATGGTTTCCAGCAGCCGGCAGGAgttcaatttaattaaaagtCCCCAGAGAAATGACTTCATCTCTGAACAAGAGAGGGGTCTCCACTTACCCCATTTCCCTTCCTTCTTCCTGTCAATcccagtacgacagaatttcatcTGAATCTGCCCTCAATATCACTAATGCATGGATGTCGGCATGGGGCAGTCACTGTGAAATACAACCACAATCGTAAATCCAGTGTGTTATGTGTTGGTGTAATTGGTGCTGCTGCAGACAACCCTGAAGCACTTCTCTAAACACATTTGTCCAGGTAAATAAGGTATAGCCATTTCCCTGATTCAGGACAACATATTTACCTAATAATACCTATATGCCAAATCTATACCTTGCAGACTTATTAAGCATTTCaagtattttaaaactaaataaagtgtATTTTCTAAAATATTGACAAGTATATTTAAGATACAACGGTCATCTTATGATGAAAAAAGTAAAGGACTAGGAGTGTGTGATTTCATATTCGCTAATAATGCCTGCTATAATACCATAATTGCTATTTTAACAATGTGCTACCATGCCACTCATCTTCAGAGTGCACAGGGGTTTACCGTGGGATGAAGCCTATTAGATATGGAGTTAGAATGACCGATTCTAAATTCAAGATATGAAAGCAGAAATGCCTTGCatgagttgttgtttttattgtgatATAGTTAATTATCACATGACCAAGAGCACAGTTCTTATTCTATTATCACATGTTATATCATGATTAAATAGTTCAACAACAATTCGGTAAATTTAGGAAATTTCACTACAGAttatacaaataatttaaaagctATATTACAAGTTAATACctaaaagtaactagttacattgAAGTTATCCTTTTTTTCACAAAGATGTATATtacaaaaacaagaataaacgTTATTTTGGTCCTCAAAACAATTATAAGATCAAAGCTTAATCTCCTAAGACATACTTTTTAAGAGTCAACATACAAAACTGCAGCAAAAGTAGCACTGCAATAACAAAATAGTTAACTTGGATTAAGCACATGGTAGTGTTTTCTCAAAAATATGTTCCATTTTGGTGAGAAATTGTATGAAGAATTAAGAATgttattctttatatatatatatatatatatatatatatatatgtatatatatatgtatatatatatatatatatgtatatatatatatatatatatatatatatatatatatatatgtatgtatatatatgtatatatatatgtatatatatatatatatatatatatatatatatatatatatatatatatatatatatatatatatatatatatatatatatatatatatatataatatactgaaTTTAAACTGTGGATAcatagaaaatattgtttaactaactaaataactaactaactagctaaaTGTAAAATCATGATATGTGTGTTTTATCAATAGATGGCTGTAATACACTATTAGTATATGAACTTGTAAAACTACACAGTGCTTCTTCAGACCATTGCAGGTTCACTAAATGTACTGTAGCTGTTGTCAAGCAACTCCAGTACTTGCTATAAAAAGTAGCTATAGCTACTTATATGACACAATGTTGCTTTTCCAGCAGCTAATATCTATTTatgtgttaattaacagtttccatatttttgagttttcagtttatttatggttgtgaatagCATTATTGGACCCGGAGTAACTTTTTTCAAGGTTAAAGGTTGTTGGAAGAtagatcaatgtcccataatggaattgaaaagcataaattaatggggaaaataaaaataaaaacagtgtaCTTAGTTACTCCCGAACATGACAGTCATCTCAACTGGGTTAATCTGCCATGGATGCACTGAGACACCAATAaatcaatggggtatatgcacagctagtgtttttcagccaatgataaacttctggtgaaaacttaatgtgattaattacaatacattcagttaaatagacttaagcacttgttcaagcgtaaaatgagatgaaaggcCGTGTAACCGCTAGCACCGTCAGAATTAACAAGTGAGTGCcgaaactccattgaaaaaacTGGGgtcaaataaactgtcatattttaaagatccGGTCTCATCTGGTCTGAGACCCATTTTATATCGTATATtgatcaggcagtgaagatcactgatttttaaagaaatcaggcCTTAAACATGGCAagttataatggaaagacagttcactggaagcaccGAGGCTGGCTGGCTgtaattaaaagtctgtgtgcatatactccATTAACAACATTCTGTTACACACCTTcaaaagaacaaaacaacaaactatTTTGATCTTTGAATGTTTGAAAGCATTGCCTGTTAACAGCTCTCTAAGTGCAGTCTGTAGTTAAACGTGACACTCTTGTGTGGATCTAAGTGGGGGAACAAGCACACAAGTGACTAACCAGACAGTAGCTGGTCTTGTTTAGCTGTGCAGTACTCACCAACATGTTCAGCTGCAGCAGCACTTTCTTGGCCAGACATTCATTCAGACAGCCTgttctccacacagaaactctgGAGATCTTGGCACAGACCTGCACTCCAGGATTATGATGTAGCATCCTTAACAGTCAAAACCACTCCACCAGCTGCAAGACACTGGGGCAGACAGGAGCTGAACTGATGCTCATCAATGCCACCTACAGTGTCGGACGGCTCTCTGGCCTTCCTGCAGGACAAATGCTTCATTATATCCAAGACTGAATTAAACGaatcagaacagaacagaacaaattTTTAATGTGGTTCCATGTTATGGTTATAATGAATTACTTTAAAATGGTGAGACAACAATATACATATGGCACTATGGGGGTTGTTTTTATGTCCTTATAAGTTTAGAAGTTTGGTGGGGCAAATATGTTTTTATACGTTATGTTATATGCTATTATGTGGAATAAATTACCAAAATCaatcaaaagatggttgtttgatgatGCTAGTTAGGTAGgtaatgttttgtttatgatttgTATTGAGAGTTTTTTGTCAATTAACTGTTGATACAACATGTAGTCACAAGAGGGAGCCATTGTATAGCTTGGTCTTGGATCTGCTATTGATCAGTTCAGTGTTCCTGCCATTTTTCTTTTAACACTACACGTGGCCCTCTTAGACAATTTTACATTGAGATATTAACATGTATGTTGTTTCAAAACGTCtcaaatgtatattaaattatatttattttaataacagcaATAGAATTTAACTGAGACTCATAAAATGTTTAATCTCAAATTGGTATTTGGATAACACgtgaatataaataatatatctaGTCGTTTCTAGTAGGTTAGAGGAGGGTAGAAATGTACTGTATTCGCTGTCAATAAAAAAGTTTGTGTAATGCACTCACTTTAAATCAGATGTTCTGATATTTTGAACCTTGTCACCTCGGTTGTTGAAACCCCCTCAGAACATTCAGCAAAATGCTTTAACCGGTTGTTCTGTTATGtattaaatgtaattgttgaATGTTTAAACTTAAGTGCAATTAAATACTCAGGTAAGCAACAATTTATCCATTTATTCTATGGAATTTACATGTTTTGGAATGGACGCAATGTGAAGTATTGACCTAAAGAAGACCCGCCTCCCGATCCCATTGGCTCGTTTACACACAAATCCTGCTTCTGATTGGACAGCAAACGTGTCACTATGTGGACGCGGCCTCTCCACTGTGCGTCAAGAATCGAAACCAAAAATGCTTCAAATGGGAAAACAAAAGAGAGCTGGGCATTTATAAAAGAAGGCGATTCATAAATCACTTCTCATCACATTCGAATGAGGTAAGGTTTCATCCAAATCATCTTTCTTAATAGCGAATAGCCTGGTTGTTGCTGTATATGTTGGTGTTTCCCAATGTGACGCGCATATCATATTTTCCTCAAGCTTCTGTTTACATAAATAGCAGGACGCCTCCTGTCAGCGATAACAACGAACATTAGTTATTTTAAGCTGTGTTAAATGTAATGAAAGGATAAGTAAGAAGACGTCTAAATGAAATATTGCGTCTGTAGGCTAACGTTAAAAGGACTGAAAGTCGATGTTTTGCTGTTTCATCTATAGGAAGAACAGAATTGGTCCCATAACGTAACTCCCTTTGCTTTCATATATGAAATGGCGGGAGGTACAAGGTAAGATATTCTCTTATAATAAACAGTGTTATAAATGCCGAGACATCACTTCGTATGACATCGCttgcattgtttgtttttaaggtaCTTGACATGCCTAGCCAAACTGGTCAAGCACTTTTATTAAATCTGTTCACGTAATGTCAAAAATCCCAGTGCTTTGACATGTCGTTTTTTTATGTGAGTCAGATGCACGTTTCTTATGACAGAGCTCGATGTTGTTGCGCAATGAGGTCAATGTTTAAGTGTCCTGACTACTGAACATTATAAACATCATTATATAGAGAGATCAGTGGTCCTGACATGTTTttgtgaactgtgttttgaactacAGTCTCACATACTGTAATCTAAATTAGACCACATCTATTTATCTCGTTTTGTGTCATATCCCAGTGGATTGCACGTAATTAAATAAGTCATTTAATCTATAGGCAGCAGCAGAAGGGATAGTGTGTGACGGGAGATTCAGGGTCTCACAGCAGGATGGCCCACTTTGATACGGAGTACCAGCGCCTGGAGGCGTCTTACAGCGACTCCCCTCCTGGAGAAGAGAATCTGCTGGTCCATGTTCCAGAGGGATCCAAATGTAAGATCTACAGACTCTGCCATTCTAAATAAAGCAATAATAGTTTGTGTTTGTTGAATGTCAGGGTCAtgtggttttatttgttttgaaacaaataggAGTCAAAAAGAtagtcaggcatatttagaacaagaatcatttgatgacattgaAAGACTTTCTTTAAGAATCAAAGGGCAGcccaaaaataatgtttaatttaaatatttgttattagtCACTACATTTTAACCTGTTCACCTGATTGACttgatcatttttaaacatttaaaatgtaaccaaacaatattttacaaatttcagTAAGTACAAGTCAGATTAagaatgttgtttaatttttacgTTCACAAACATTGTGATGAGGCTGTCTAATTTTTGACTCATTTGCACGTTGCTATGTATGTGTATATTGgaaaattttgacattttatccaCTGCGATTAttaatattgcgatataaatacaatttcactaaaTTACTTAAATAGctctctatttggaaagtcatTACTTTAAATTggttgggatgattttgtatgggagtgaattattaatataatataacatataataaacaaactacagtcaaaaataaacaaaatggagCAAATGTtttagtgaaataaacagtgcattatagttttctgagtctaacagtattcgggtacagaaatttaataatcaaatgtaaaagaacattgcatagtcttcatcatataaataataacttttttatgcTCTTTATGTtctcttaaaatgctttaaactcttaaaTTGTTCACATAGGCCCTAAACACATTAAAACTTTCACTCTATAATGGTTAACTTCTGCAGTGtatccacaaatctcatgtgttttgacctgtggattCAAGCCATCTTTATTCATAACtcaacaaatttttatttatttattttttttactaatgtcaatatctttaattaaataaaatgttgcaatTCATTTGTTTCAGCTCCATGGCACCACATTGAAAATCTAGACCTCTTCTTCCAGAGAATATCCTTTGTGCACTGAAATGAATAGCTTTTGTTCTGTAAATATTGGATTAGGTATATTGATATAAACATAGTCTTATTTTCCTTAACGTTTAATAAGTCTATAATCTGCACCAAAAGAATGGATTTACCTGTATGCTGCTGGGAGAAATATTTGAGCTTGTGTAAGTATTAGTTCAATTATTAAACATTGCATTTTGTGTACAGTTGTGGTATTTATGCAGtgtttgttaaagggatagttcactcaaaaatgaaaattctgtaatcgtttactcacccttaacttgTTCCAAAACAGTATGAGTTTAGTTTTTTCCTGTTGAACgtaaaatatgatatattgaagaatgatgaaagtctatagtaggaaaaacaaatacaatgaaagtcaatggttaaaggtttccaatattctttaaaacatcttcttttgtgttcaacagaacaaaaaaaaagctcaaactgCATTGGAAGtcaagagtaaatgatgacagattttattGGGTGGACTATGCTTTTAACAATGATTCTGTGATCATATTGCTTTGTCTTACCGATTGCTTGTAATTTTACTGATTGTCATTCCAGGCAACTGGTGTTTGTGGTGGCATTCACAGTGTTCCTGGCTAACTGTGTGGACTATGACATCCTCTTCGCCAACAAGTTTGTTAATCACACAGATTCCTTGAAGGTTACTCTCCCCGATGCATTTCTCCCAGTGGACGTGTGCAGTGCTAGGTATATTTCATCCATTAAATGTCATATTACATGTGCATATAGCTTCATAGTAACAGTACAATCCACCATAAACAAAATCTTTTCGTTAATGTATATTTCAGGATCCGTGACAGTGTTCCGGTCATCTTCATCCTCGTCATATCAGGAGTCTTTTGGCTCCATCGTCTTGTCAAGTTTATCTATAACATCTGTTGCTACTGGGAGATCAGATCTTTTTACATCAATGCGCTGAAAATATCAATGGTAAGCTTTTCTGCTAAATCACTGTAATGCATTTGCTAAgacattttggttcttttctattttgcttttcttgttttttaatgttttattggtGCCAGTGAGCCTTGATGCTAATTTTAAATGATCTCCATTCTCAGGCGGACCTTCCTTATTTCACCTGGCAGGAGGTGCAGGCAAGGATTGTTGAGATACAGAAGGAGCATCAGATTTGCATCCACAAAAAAGAGCTGTCAGAGCTTGACATCTACCACCGCATACTGCGTTTTAAAAACTACATGGTGGCGATGGTCAACAAGTCTCTTCTACCAGTGCGTTTTCGGTTGCCTTTGCTGGGCGATACTGTTTTTTATACCCGTGGCCTCAAGTATAACTTTGAGTTGATTTTCTTCTGGGGCCCTGGATCTCTCTTTGAAAATGAGTGGAGTTTGAAGAGTGAGTACAAACGTGGAGGGAATCGTTTGGAGTTGGCCGACCGCCTGAGCTCGAGGATCTTGTGGATTGGAATAGCCAATCTTCTCTTATGTCCGGTTATTCTGATTTGGCAGATTCTGTACGCATTTTTTAGCTACACTGAGGTGATCAAGCGAGAGCCGGGAAGCCTTGGTGCTCGATGTTGGTCGTTGTATGGCCGTTTTTACCTCCGTCACTTCAATGAACTAGATCACGAGCTGATGTCAAGACTAAGCAAGGGCTACAAAGCCTCCTCAAAGTACATGAACTGCTTTATGTCACCATTGCTGACAGTCGTGGCCAAGAATGTGGCGTTCTTTGCCGGCTCCATTCTTGCCGTTTTGATTGCTTTGACTATTTATGATGAAGATGTGTTGGCTGTGGAACATGTGCTCACCAGTATCACTTTACTCGGAGTTTGCATCACAGTCTGCAGGTGAGCAAAGGAAGTTTTTAAAAGATAACAATGACCAAGGTGCCGTTTACACTActgcgttttcattttaaaatgctgaattTTTATTGCCTGTGTCTTCAACCCACACAATTCGAGCATTTTAAAAGTCATAAAGACCCTTTTTTAGATTGGAAATTCTAGttttccatttttgtgtggatAAACTtaaatgcaaacttttgaaaacgGAAAACACTTGGTTTGTATTGCATATTATTCCCTAATTCAAACACTTTTCATttgaccattacaccaccagtgAACTATTAAGTGTGGATGCTGGCAAAATATGCTCATGCCCAGTTAGTGTGAATTGTCAGGTATAATTTTGGAtgtaaacactacctgacaaaagtcctgtcgtcGATCGTCCTGTCGtaagtgcaacaaataataacttgacttcttgttgatcatttggaaaagtggcacaAGGCAGATTTTTCCGAttaatcatctgttaaactgcatcccaatcatcacaaatactgcagaagacctactggaacctgcatggatccaagattctcacagaaatcagtcaagtttggtgaaggaaaaattatggtttggggttacattcagtataggggtacgcgagagatctgcagagtggatggcaacattaacaatCTGAGGTATCacaacatttgtgctgcccattacataatcacaggagagagcaaattcttcagcaggacagcggtCCTTCTCATACTTGAGCCTCTACATCAacgttcctaaaagcaaagaaggtcaaggtgctccaagattggccagcccagtcaacaaatatggacattattgagcatgtctggggtaagatgaaggaggaggcaatgtagatgaatccaaagagtcttgatgaactctgggagtcctgcaagaacactttctttgccattccagattactttattaataatttatttgacaagACTTTAGTTAAGTAGTgtagggtgtatatatatatatatatatatatatatatatatatatatatatatatatatatatatttaacactaTAAAAATGCCAATCTGGATGAGGAGtgtttgtaatataaaaaaactgttttaaaatgaaatcacaCCAGTGTAAACGGCACCCAAGATTAACAGATTTCTTTTTGacatttggtttgtttttaaaagtgatAAGGTTTGACTTTGACCTGTTTTGTGCTCTTTCTTTCATCCTTGCTCTGACCTAGGTCGTTTATCCCAGACAAACATATGGTGTTCTGTCCAGAGCAGCTGCTTAAAGTGATCTTGGCACACATCCACTACATGCCTGATCATTGGCAGGGTAATGCCCACAGATACGAGACCAGAGACGAATTCGCTCAGCTTTTTCAGTACAAGGCTGTAAGTCAAGGAGCAGTCTAAGAAATACTGCATTTGCATACTTCTtgttaaataagttttaaaaataaaattgttatttaataataaaacaaaaattaagaacAGGAAAAAACAATAGCACAAATTAACAGTTAAAACGATAATGATATTAATAtcataaaagtattaataaagtGATAAACAAAAAGTGAAACTAAATTCAACAGATGAGTAGTGAAAAAAATCATCATATTCAATTAGAAAGTGAAAGTATTTatactgcaataaaaaaaaccctGCCTAAAACAAACATTAGCCCTTTTGTCCTGGCTAAATTCATGATTAACTACATAGCAACAAGTCTTGTTCTGCACTATACATCAGTAGAACTGAaagtaaaatataacatttcGGGTGGGTACTCAGTTGTAATAGAGAATGCGAATGTGATGTTACAGCACAATGCATTCTGGGAATTAAGGACAAGGAAACCTGGATCCCATTCatctatatcagtgtttctcaaccacgttcctggaggaccaccaaaatgttttggatgtctcctttgtcagtCAAACCCATCACAGGTCTTGCAGTGTCTcagttgatgatctgaatcaggtgtgtttggttagggagacatggaaaatgtgaagAGCTGGTAGTGCACCAGgaacgtggttaagaaacactgatctatataGGTTTACTATATCATATGTACACTCATTTGCAACAAACTAAGAGCTCACaatacaaataaagaaataaatcataTATGGAAATGTTTTCTCGTGGCAGCTTTTGATACCCTGTCATTTTAGCATTGGAGACAGATGATAGATTGTATGGCTTGTTTCATATTCAAACAAGTATCTGCATCTAAAAAAGTGCGAACCAAATGGCCTACAAGAACTCAAGAGTTGTGACCCAACCAAAACAGTTGGGTAATCTACGGGGCTCATATCCTTTTTTATAAAGTAGTGTCTCACATACAATACTTTGtgttaagttacttgaagacagACGAGTTAACATCGATGCTGAGGAACTGTACTATTCATTGTCTTCAATAAAAGTCTTCTCCCcgtaagaactttggtcagcttactttATGTATTAGAGTTACGTAATACATTGGCAAGCCACGGTTGAGTCAAATACAGCTAAATCTAACACAGAGTATTATGGAATGCATATTTTCAGTTTCTTAAACACACAAAGAGTGTTGATAAAAGTATCTACACGTTAATCCATTTTATTCTGAGTCATTGTAAGATGTTTTTCATAAGATATTACTATAAAACGGTCAGCTTTTTCTGTGGCGATTTGCATTGTGCGCTCCTGAGCGTGTCAAAAACATGGCAGAATGCAACTTTCCATGACATAGATTCTCATTGtctattgcagtgtttcccaaccctgttcctggaggcacaccaacagtacattctttggatgtctccgttatctgacccattaacttcaggttttggagtctcttctgatgttataataagatgattcaggtgtgtttgattagggagagattgaaaatgtggactgttggtgtgccttcaggaacagggttgggaatgACTGCTCTATTGGATGTGTCCATGCATACATACTTGCAGTCTTATGTGAGAAAAAGACAGGTTTAAGTGTGGCATACGTCACCAGAAAGAAGTTGCTGTTATTTAATCATGATATTCTGATTTATAAAATGTGTGAAATTATGTCCTAAATGAAACTTGAATTGACGGTCCACTCATAAGATGATTTTCAATCGAAAGAGAATTTTCATTTCATGCCAGCTGTTGatttgtcatcttttttttttgtaggtgtTCATACTCGAGGAGCTTTTGAGTCCTGTCATCACTCCTTTCATCCTTATTTTTTGCTTACGACGCAAATCCTTGGAGATCATTGATTTTTTCCGAAACTTTACTGTCGATGTGGTCGGTGTGGGTGATACTTGCTCTTTTGCACAGATGGATGTCCGCCAACACGGTCATCCTGcggtaaattttttttgttattgtgttttttgtgtgctgTAGATGGATCTACTTAACTTTCTTTTAATTGCTGACTTTGATACGTTTTGGTCAATTTAGTGGATGTCTGCTGGGAAAACCGAGGCCTCCATCTATCAGCAGGCAGAAGATGGGAAGACAGAACTGTCACTCATGCACTTTGCCATCACAAATCCACACTGGCAGCCCCCTCGGGAGAGCACACATTTCATCAGCCTTCTGAAAGAGAAGGTGCATCGTGATGCAGCTGTTGGACAGCAGGGAATCATAGCAGAGAATGCAGGCTTTACCTCAACACATTCACTATACAATGATTCAGAGGTATACAAATGACACTGCTGACACCATCTCTATCAGATTCATGTGTACAGCTAggataaataaaattaagagaccacttgaaatgttcagtttctcaggatttattgttttattttgttaattattgacaat
Above is a window of Danio aesculapii chromosome 6, fDanAes4.1, whole genome shotgun sequence DNA encoding:
- the atg9a gene encoding autophagy-related protein 9A, whose amino-acid sequence is MAHFDTEYQRLEASYSDSPPGEENLLVHVPEGSKSPWHHIENLDLFFQRVYNLHQKNGFTCMLLGEIFELVQLVFVVAFTVFLANCVDYDILFANKFVNHTDSLKVTLPDAFLPVDVCSARIRDSVPVIFILVISGVFWLHRLVKFIYNICCYWEIRSFYINALKISMADLPYFTWQEVQARIVEIQKEHQICIHKKELSELDIYHRILRFKNYMVAMVNKSLLPVRFRLPLLGDTVFYTRGLKYNFELIFFWGPGSLFENEWSLKSEYKRGGNRLELADRLSSRILWIGIANLLLCPVILIWQILYAFFSYTEVIKREPGSLGARCWSLYGRFYLRHFNELDHELMSRLSKGYKASSKYMNCFMSPLLTVVAKNVAFFAGSILAVLIALTIYDEDVLAVEHVLTSITLLGVCITVCRSFIPDKHMVFCPEQLLKVILAHIHYMPDHWQGNAHRYETRDEFAQLFQYKAVFILEELLSPVITPFILIFCLRRKSLEIIDFFRNFTVDVVGVGDTCSFAQMDVRQHGHPAWMSAGKTEASIYQQAEDGKTELSLMHFAITNPHWQPPRESTHFISLLKEKVHRDAAVGQQGIIAENAGFTSTHSLYNDSEPRSLIANLLMGPPSLASLHLGREGSINHVSIGVSEGASALRSLSPVSTSLHLRGSYPSARLPRPDHPAVVAGRGMAGSSTDARTISSGSSAWEGQLTSMILSEYASTEMSIHALYMHEMHKQQSRGELSRHTWHRQESDESSESVNEDVEAARNFPRSSTFPCTTTSHQEGAAAQQSSSQRRHGGTSDPASGSFRVQRTPRMAMGGWSEENQTSRHHDPVPEEGSEDELPPHIHKVT